The nucleotide sequence GTGCTCCGCTTGCTTACTTGAATGCCAGCCGTGCGTCCGGTGATCTGATTGTTTACATATCGGATAACGAGTCTTGGCTGGACTCCCCTCACTACGGGCGGTTTAACGGAGCCCAGGCGACAGAAACGATGAAACAGTGGAACCAGTTTAAATCGAGAAGCCCTCAAGCGAAGATGATCTGTATCGACATTCAGCCCTATGCCACAACGCAAGTGGTCGAGCGAGCCGATATTTTTAACGTCGGAGGGTTTAGTGACCAGGTGTTCCAACTTATCGCGGATGTCGCCAGCAATCGAGCGGGTGACATTTACTGGATGAGCCAGATTGAACAGATGACGCTCTGAACCGTCTGCTGAAAAGGGGGACCGGCTTCTGATGCCGTTTCGAAATCCACGAGTGAAAGTGCCTTGGACAAGGTGCTTGTCCTACTTCTTCAACAGGCCGTTAAGTGATCATCACACGGGAGGACGAAGCTCCCACCCAACCACATCCGCCCCAACACAGAACTAACGTATGTAGTTGAGTAGGAGTTTCATCCGCCCTATTTGAAGCACAACAGGATTACTGAATCCATGCGGAATGCTGATGAGACTACATTTAATCAAACGGTCGCAGGTTCGAATCCTGCCGTGCTGACTTGTCAGCACGTAGCTCAGCCCGGTAGAGCACTTGACTCATGTCTCGTCGATCTTGTCCGCCTGGATTCAGTGATCCTGTGAAGACAACTCGCTGTTCGAATACCGCTGGGATTACATTAAACCATGTAACACATCTCAGCATCAACTCGTCGAACAGTGAGTCTTATCTACGAACTTCAGGTCGTCTCCCTTTGGTCAAACTAAAACGGAATCTCTTATGAAGTCGACGTCACTGCTCCTGATATCGCAGAGCATCCCGTTCTCGCCCCCGTCCCGCTCAGAGAAAGACTCAGGTCGCGTGACCTGACACGAACAGGGTTGCCGCAATGGCAGCCCGACGAGTGAGACTCCTCATCACGAATGCAGATGAAACTACAAGGTTTTAAGCACCCGAGGTCGTGGGTTCGAATCCCATCGGCTCCACTCGGACATAGGTCACATCACTGACACATGGGGATCATTCCTGCACCCGCAGGGACGGTCTGGGGCCGTAGCTCAGTCTGGCAGAGCGCGTCAACGTTTCATCAAACTCTCGTCGTGATGAGGGGGCTTTTTATTCCCGCAGCAGGTGTCCCGCATTCCATCAGAATCCGTTCGCATCCTGCGAGCTGCCCGGGGCCTCTTCCACAACCGCAATTCAAACCGTTTCAGGAACAGGACATCCACTTCACGACCTTACTTCCACGGGGGCTCAGCCAGTGCCACCGCTGCCGGAAGCGGAAAGGAATTTCATCATTCACACGCTCATTCCCACTTCCGAGGCGACTGCGATTCTTCCGACGGGGACGCAGACACCCCCCATTACGGTGATCGGGACGGACGCGATCCGGCAGACATTTGACGAGGGATGCCTGCAACAGGCGGTGAACTCGCGGCTGGCTCCTGGGGTGACGGACCTCGTCTTGAATCCAGATGCCCATGTGGGCTATGGAGCCCCCATCGGATGCGTGCTGGTGTCGCCGACACATGTTTATCCGGGGCCGGTCGGTGTGGACATCAAGTGTTCGATGAGCCTGCTGCAACTGAGTCTTCCTGCGGATCAGATCGTTGATCGATTCACCCGTCGCGCCCTGATCAATGCGATTTGTGAACGGACGCCGACGGGAACCGGGCGGGGACAACGGCATGTGAAGAAATCCCGCATCGTCTCTGAACAGCTCGGCAAGCAACTGCTGGTCGAAGGGGCTTCCGAGTCGGTCTGTCAGCAGCTGGGAATTCCTGCCGAGTGGGCTCGGCGTTGTGAAGACGCTCAGCACTTCGGACATGACGGAACCACTTCCGCTCTGGGCGAGCGTCTGCAAACACACCTTGACTCCGGCGGCCTCCCCACGTTCGAGAGGCAGATTCATCAGTTAGGTTCGTATGGTGGCGGGAATCATTTCGGTGAATGTGAAGTCGTTCAGGTGGAAGACCATGACCGCGCCCGACAGGCCGCCGACGTGTTTGGCCTGAAGGATCAGCATGTCGCATTTCTCTCTCATTGCGGATCGCGCGGGATCGGGCACACGCTTGCCAGTGGCCAGTTCAAGACGCTGCAGAGGAAATTTGAAAGCTGGAATATCCCGCTCCCCGGACAGGATCGGGAACTGGTCTACGCTCCACTGGGAACTCCCGAAGCGAACGCGTACCTGGATGACATGGCTCTGGGAGCCAACTTTGCCACACTGAACCACCTGTTGATCAACGCGCTGGTGCTGGAGGCGTTCCAGGAAGTGATTCCGGGCGTGACCGGACAGCTTGTCTATTTCATCAGTCATAACATTGTTCGACAGGAAGTTGTGAACAACCGCCTCTCCTGGGTTCACCGGAAAGGAGCGACTCGGGCCTTTCCGGCGGGACATCATGCACTGAAGGGGACGATGTATGAATCAACGGGTCATCCTATCCTGTTACCGGGGAACCCGCAGGCCGGTTCCAGTGTCATGGTTGCGGAACAAGGAGCGGCGTTGAGTTGTTACAGCGTGAATCATGGAGCAGGACGGGTACTGGGACGTAAGCGAGCCATCCGCGAACTGGACCAGCAAAGTATTGATCAGTCGTTTGACAACGAAGATATCCTGACGAACTGCCGTCTTTATCCCAAAGACGAAGCTCCGGCGGCGTATAAGAACTTTGACGAAGTGATCGAGTCTGTGAAAATGGCGGGACTGGCAACGGAAGTCGCCCGGCTGAAAGCACGGTTCGTGATCAAGGACGGCGATAAGGCGGATGATTAAATGACCGAGGCAATTTGTATTGACGGTTCTCTGGGGGAGGGGGGCGGGCAGATCGTCCGGTCATCCCTGACATTGTCGCTGGTGACCGGCCAACCTGTTGTCATTGAGAACATTCGCGCCGGGCGAGCGAAACCGGGATTGATGCGTCAGCACCTGACCGCCGTTCAGGCTGCAGCCCGCATCGGGAATGCCGAAGTGACAGGAGCCGAAGTGCGGTCTCGCTCGATCCGGTTTTCCCCTCAACGGATCACACCCGGAAACTATCACTTCAGCATTGGGACCGCAGGAAGCACGACACTCGTACTGCAGACGATCCTACCGGCCCTGATCATTGCAGACGGCCCTTCTACCGTGACTCTGGAAGGGGGAACGCACAATCAGTGGGCTCCACCGTTCGACTTCCTGCAGCACGCGTATCTCCCTCTGATCAACCGCATGGGGCCCCGAGTGTCTGTGGAACTGGAACGCTATGGGTTCTACCCCGCAGGAGGCGGGCGTTTGACGGTCTCGATCCAGCCCTCCGGCAGCTTGAATGGCTTTGACCTGATGGAGCGGGGCGAACTCAAAAAGCGATCGGCGATGGGGCTGGTCTCCAATCTGCCTCGACATATTGCTGAACGAGAAACACAGACCATCCTGAAAAAGATGAACTGGCCCGCTGACGCGGCTCAGGTGCTCGAGGTCACCGCGCACGGTCCTGGGAATATCGTCTACACGATGCTGGAATACGAACAGGTGACAGAAGTGACGACGGGATTCGGCCGCATCGGATCGAGCGCGGAAAATGTCGCCAGCGAAGTGATCCGCGATACCCGGAACTATCTCAAGAATGAAGCCCCGGTCGGTGAGCATCTGGCAGATCAGCTTTTGCTGCCTCTCGCCATCAGTGCCTGGCAATCAGGGACGCACCGCCGTGGTGGATCGTTCCGCACAAGTCCGCTGACCCGGCACTCGACGACTCATATGGAAGTCATTCGACGGATGATGGGGATTGAGATTGACGTGTCCCGCGACGAACGAACTCAGCAAACAACTGTGATTCTCCGGCCGAAATCCAGCGAAGATTGAGGGGGCACTCTGAATGGGGATTCAGGTTCCGTTCCGATCCACCGATCGGAACGGAACTTTGTCATCGTGTTATCAATCAACCCAGGTGACACTCGTGTTGCTATGGTAGATTATTGTTTCATCGGACTTGATTTCAAAGTCGTAGTAGCCTGGCGGTTGTCTCTGGATGAAAATCGTCAGTCCGTCAAAATCGTCGGATTGAAGACGTTGGGGGCAGCAGAGGGACAGCAACTCCTTTAACGCGTCAAACTCAAGCTTGCTGAGCTGATCACACGAGAGATGATTTCGGCCTGAAGTGTGGAGTGCTCTGGTGAGTTGTTCCGTCAAAAAGATCGTGCGGGCTTGCGGAGGACGAAACGCGGTAGACGAAGTAAATCGCCCCCATGCCTCGCCAGAGAAAAATTCCGAGGTATCGACTTCCTCCATCACTTCGTGTGAGCAGCCTTGTGCGAGTGCGATCATCATGAGCACTCCAATCCTGGCTGTTTGAGCGAACATCGTTGGTTATCAATCCTTTGTGGATCACGCGCGACGATCCGGGAGAGACGCTTGTTACACAACTCTTTTACGTCGTCGACTAATCGCCCATGGCGCGCGTACCGAGGGCGCGCCAGATTTTCAGGTCGATATCATTGCCTGAAAAACGTACCGCCCCGTCGGCAATCAGGATATTGACTCCTCCAGAATGTTGACTGCTGGCGCTGTAGATTTTGGCACGCCGAGTATCCAAGTCTTCACAGCTAGAGCCGTTAGGTGTATCGAAGTGGGAATAGGTATAGTCACGTTGATTTCCGCTAAGCCACATTTGACCGCGCGTATCCGAGATAACGGGACTCTTCGCGGGATCAGAACTGCGGCAGCGCTGAGAAAGTTCGTCAATCTCTGAATTTGTTGTGGCTCCTGGAATCAGATTGAAGATCAGGGATTTCGGACGGGTCGTGTCTGCTGGGCGAACGCCAAGTGGCAGAGAAGGACTTCCCGCACCACGAAGGAACTCGCTCGCGACCGCGGTATTGGAAACACCATCGGTGATCACGGAATAACTTGAGCCTGTTGTGAACACGCCAATCCCTTGCAGTGGGTCTTCTTTCGTTCCGGGTTCTGGAAAATAGCGAACCCCGTCTCCCGTGAGATTGACTCCGTAGTTGGAACCAATCGCAATGAGGCATGCATCGGAAGGGCACCGCATGAGCGGTGTAGGATATTTCAGTTCTGATGAGGGATCTTCCACGTGGGAATCCGTTCCCAGCAGGCGATCGTACGCGGCGAGTTCGGCCAAACCGAGTTCTGGGAGAAGATTTGCCCAGATCGATTTGGGCCGGCTGTGGACGTGACCACTAATTGGAGGGAAGCAGTTGAATGTCGAATGGTAATTACTGAAGGCGACACCAATCTGTCGCAGGTGGCTGGCACACTCCATCTGTCGTGATTTCTCACGAACACGCTGAGTGGCGGGAAGCAGAATCGCCGCCAGCAGTCCCAGGATGGTAATGACAACGAGTACTTCTACAAGCGACATGCCCCGGCGCGATATCAGGAGGACGCCGTTCCGAGATGGGTACTGAGCGAGCTTCACCCGTTCCTCCTTCTCTCGATGATGATGCTATACTGGTCTACGATACGACCGTGGTGGGGGGCTAAGACGCTCGTGTCAGTACATCCTGGAACCATATTTTCAACCGTGAACACGTTCCGAATTATTGTCCTGTATGTGTCCCGCTGGAAGACCACTTTGACAGAGCAAGGCGAGAGAAAAATTGAAATGGGAAACCGACGCCCTTGTCGCTGCTCGGAAAAACTGCTTTTGCAGAGCTGCGTCTGACCGACTTGCTGTTGATTGACGTTCAACCCTTGGTGGTACTGGTAGAGACACGTCATTTCGTGCTGCTCGCGATTTTACGCTTCGAGAGGTTCTGGTATGAGACGCGGTGGTTTCAGCCTGATTGAGCTGCTGGTGGCAATTGCCATTATCGGATTGCTGCTGGCCATCGCGCTGCCTGCCATCCAGGCGTCACGTGAGGTCGCTCGGTCAACTCAGTGCCGGTCGCATCTGAAACAGATTGGTGCCGCACTCCACAATTACGAGTCGATTCATGGCGTGTTTCCCCCCTGTGTTTCTGACAGCGGAAGCTGGCACGTTTCGATTCTGCCCTTCATCGATCAGACGCCTCTTTACAATCTGGTTAATACGTCGGCGAGTGATCCGACGGCGGCGATCAACCACATACCGATCGAGATCTACTCCTGTCCCGCCGATGCCGCTCCACGTGTGTTCAAAGGGGATGTCGATTACGCAGCCACCAGCTACCTGGGGAACTCAGGAAGCGGCACTTCGAAGTGGAATTATGACGGTGTGTTCCGACATCTGGAGACAATTTTTCCTGAGTTCCCGGATGGTCCAGTGGGATTCGCTGACATCACCGACGGGGCCTCCAGTACGGCCCTCGTGTCGGAAGTCCTTCACTCGCTGGGCGGAGACTCGACGGAAGCGATCCGGATGGTCTTCAACACAACGCAGCGATACCCGTTCGAGGAACGTGAGGCATTTCTCGCGGAATGTGCTTCGATTCCTGCGAATGCGTGGCAGCAGGGATGGCGTGGATCGAATCTTGCGCATGGCTGGCGGTGGACGCAGGGGAGTATTGGGTATTCCACCTATAACCACGCCTTGCCCCCGATGCAGCCAAGCTGTTTCAACCGAAGCGATGTCCAGACGGGAATCTACACGGCAGCCAGCCACCATCGTTCGAGCGTCCACATCGTCTACTGCGATGGCCACGTGGGGGCTGTTTCAACCGCCGTCGACGCTGCGTTGTGGCGGCAGGCCGGTTCCCGGAATGATTTCGAAGCCCAGGACCTTTTCGCAGCCCAGGATCTGTAGGTCCCGCTGCAGGAAATGAGAATGCCGACCCCTTGGCGAGAGTGCACTTCAGGATGACAGGTCGAGAAAACATGCTGTCCAAGCGGGCTCTCTCCACCGCCATGATTGTGATCGGGATGGTGGTCCTGCTCGTTATCTATTTGCTCCGTCCTCCGCTGCCACAAGTCGATTATTCGGCTGCGGACGAAAACGACAGCGCGATTGACGTCGATCTTGTGTTCTGCCTGCCAACACAGGACGGCAGCCTCGTTCCTGAAACAGAAATCCCGCAGAGTTTTGTTCCAGGAACGAGGCTCTGTTTTCAAGGAACCGTCGAGCGAGAGCCGAATGCGCCCCTGCTGCCAATCATTCTTTCGATGTATCAGGATCGTCACGGAAAGCCTCCGGTCATTTGCGCATCAGGTATGGGGACGCCGGAAGAACCCTCGGGGGAGGTCCAGATTTTTACCAACGCACCTTTAGAACCGGGCACCTATCGACTCGAAGCAGAATGGTTTGGTGGCGGCAACTTCGTCGCTCGGGCAACGGTGAAAGTCATCGCGGATCAAGGCAAACGGAGGTAATCTCTTCGATCGCAGGAAACATCGATGGATAACGTGAAGTTGGACGAACCCCTCATTGTGTTGACATTGCGGGTCTGGAATTTCGAGTCTGGTTCGCTCAGCAGCTTCTCGTACGGAAAGAGTACCCAATGGAATAGATCGTCTTCCCGGTAGAGCAATGGACCTGCCCAGCGGAATGGATACGAATCAGGGACCCACTCATCAAAGGGACCGCCTCATGCAACGCCCGGACAATGCGAGGATCTGGAATTACGCAACACACGGCTCTGAACGGGTGTTGGTTCCGGAGGGAGCGGCTGAGCAGGATTTTGCTGACGGAACGGAAATTGTCCCCCGTCTGTATGCCTATCTCGCTGCGACAGAGACAACGTTATTGAGATTCGTCGCTTTAAGATTAATCGCGCTTGGGACGCCCGA is from Schlesneria sp. DSM 10557 and encodes:
- a CDS encoding DUF1559 domain-containing protein; translation: MSLVEVLVVITILGLLAAILLPATQRVREKSRQMECASHLRQIGVAFSNYHSTFNCFPPISGHVHSRPKSIWANLLPELGLAELAAYDRLLGTDSHVEDPSSELKYPTPLMRCPSDACLIAIGSNYGVNLTGDGVRYFPEPGTKEDPLQGIGVFTTGSSYSVITDGVSNTAVASEFLRGAGSPSLPLGVRPADTTRPKSLIFNLIPGATTNSEIDELSQRCRSSDPAKSPVISDTRGQMWLSGNQRDYTYSHFDTPNGSSCEDLDTRRAKIYSASSQHSGGVNILIADGAVRFSGNDIDLKIWRALGTRAMGD
- the rtcA gene encoding RNA 3'-terminal phosphate cyclase, which codes for MTEAICIDGSLGEGGGQIVRSSLTLSLVTGQPVVIENIRAGRAKPGLMRQHLTAVQAAARIGNAEVTGAEVRSRSIRFSPQRITPGNYHFSIGTAGSTTLVLQTILPALIIADGPSTVTLEGGTHNQWAPPFDFLQHAYLPLINRMGPRVSVELERYGFYPAGGGRLTVSIQPSGSLNGFDLMERGELKKRSAMGLVSNLPRHIAERETQTILKKMNWPADAAQVLEVTAHGPGNIVYTMLEYEQVTEVTTGFGRIGSSAENVASEVIRDTRNYLKNEAPVGEHLADQLLLPLAISAWQSGTHRRGGSFRTSPLTRHSTTHMEVIRRMMGIEIDVSRDERTQQTTVILRPKSSED
- a CDS encoding RtcB family protein, with amino-acid sequence MPPLPEAERNFIIHTLIPTSEATAILPTGTQTPPITVIGTDAIRQTFDEGCLQQAVNSRLAPGVTDLVLNPDAHVGYGAPIGCVLVSPTHVYPGPVGVDIKCSMSLLQLSLPADQIVDRFTRRALINAICERTPTGTGRGQRHVKKSRIVSEQLGKQLLVEGASESVCQQLGIPAEWARRCEDAQHFGHDGTTSALGERLQTHLDSGGLPTFERQIHQLGSYGGGNHFGECEVVQVEDHDRARQAADVFGLKDQHVAFLSHCGSRGIGHTLASGQFKTLQRKFESWNIPLPGQDRELVYAPLGTPEANAYLDDMALGANFATLNHLLINALVLEAFQEVIPGVTGQLVYFISHNIVRQEVVNNRLSWVHRKGATRAFPAGHHALKGTMYESTGHPILLPGNPQAGSSVMVAEQGAALSCYSVNHGAGRVLGRKRAIRELDQQSIDQSFDNEDILTNCRLYPKDEAPAAYKNFDEVIESVKMAGLATEVARLKARFVIKDGDKADD
- a CDS encoding DUF1559 domain-containing protein gives rise to the protein MRRGGFSLIELLVAIAIIGLLLAIALPAIQASREVARSTQCRSHLKQIGAALHNYESIHGVFPPCVSDSGSWHVSILPFIDQTPLYNLVNTSASDPTAAINHIPIEIYSCPADAAPRVFKGDVDYAATSYLGNSGSGTSKWNYDGVFRHLETIFPEFPDGPVGFADITDGASSTALVSEVLHSLGGDSTEAIRMVFNTTQRYPFEEREAFLAECASIPANAWQQGWRGSNLAHGWRWTQGSIGYSTYNHALPPMQPSCFNRSDVQTGIYTAASHHRSSVHIVYCDGHVGAVSTAVDAALWRQAGSRNDFEAQDLFAAQDL